GTTCCGCGACGCTGAAACGCTGGAGCTTTGCGCGACCGAAGGCCTGAAAGCCGAAGCCGTCCACCAAACCCGCATGCGTCTGGGCGAAGGCCTTGTCGGTCGCGTCGCCAAATCCGCGCGCATCGTGAATACTGCTGACGCCCCCAGCGAAAAAGGCTTCCGCTATATGCCGGAAACTGGCGAGGAAATTTACTCGTCCTTCTGCGGCGTCCCGATCCAGCGACTGGGCGAGCAACTGGGCGTCTTGGTCGTTCAATCCAAAGCCAGCCGCGATTATTCCTCGGATGAAGTCTATGCACTTGAGGTCGTCGCCATGGTGCTGGCCGAAATGACCGAACTCGGTGCCTTTGTGGGCGAAGGCGCGGCCCTGTCGCCTCTGCACCAGCGTCCCGCAATGTTCAAAGGTGGCACCGCACAAGAAGGCGCCGCCGAGGGTCATGTGTGGCTGCATGAGCCGCGCGTTGTTGTCACCAACCCGATCGCAGATGATCCCGAGGTCGAGAAACAACGCCTTACCAAAGCGATCGAAGACCTGCGCGTCAGCGTCGATGAACTGCTCGCGGGGGCTCAGGGCGGCGACAAAGATCAGGTGCAGGTTCTGGAAGCCTATCGGATGTTTGCCAACTCCAAAGGCTGGCTGCGCCGGATGGAGCAAGACATTGATCAGGGTCTGACGGCCGAAGCCGCTGTGGAAAAAGAACAATCCACCGCACGCGCACGTATGGCACAGGCCACCGACGCCTATCTGCGTGACCGTCTGCATGATCTGGATGACCTTTCCAATCGCCTCTTGCGCAATCTTACAGGCCAAGGGTCAGACACCGGTGCTGACATGCCGGAAAACCCCATCCTGATTGCACGCAACATCGGCCCTGCCGAATTGCTGGACTATGGCCGGAAATTGAAAGGCATCGTGCTGGAGGAAGGCTCTGTCGGCTCTCACGCCACCATTGTTGCGCGGGCCTTGGCGATCCCCTTGGTGATCCACGCTGACAAGATCACCACCGAAGCACTGAATGGCGACATGATCCTCGTGGACGGCGATGAAGGCCATGTGCACCTCAGACCCGATGACACCGTCGTCACTGCCTTTCGCGACAAGACCGCCATGCGCGCCAATGCGCAGGAACGCTACGCTTCGATCCGCGAGAAACCTGCGACCACATTGGATGGAGAAACCGTCAGCCTTTTGATGAACGCCGGCCTCATGGCCGACCTGCCTTCGCTTCCAAGTTCTGGAGCCGAAGGTGTGGGCCTCTTCCGCACGGAACTCCAATTCCTGATCCGCAATCAAATGCCCGGACGCACCGAGCTGGCGGAACTTTACAGTCACGTGATGGATTCCGCGGGCGACAAATCCGTTGTCTTCCGCACGCTCGATATCGGGTCGGACAAAGTTCTGCCCTTCATGACCCCAACGGACGAGCCCAACCCGGCACTTGGCTGGCGTGCGATCCGCGTGGGCCTCGACAAACCCGGCGTGTTGCGGATGCAGCTTCAGGCGCTCTTGCGCGCGGCCAATGGGCGGCCACTTAAGGTCATGTTCCCCTTCATTGCGCAATATGACGAATATAAAGCGGCCCGCGCCGAGATGGACAAAGCCATCGAACGCGAAAAACGTTTGGGCCACAGGCTGCCGTCTGATTTGAAAACCGGCGCCATGCTGGAAACACCCTCGCTTGGCTTCGCCCCGCAAAAGTTCTTCGAAGAGGTCGAATTCATTTCCATCGGCGGCAATGACCTCAAACAGTTCTTCTTTGCCGCAGACCGCGAGAACGAGCGCGTGCGCAAGCGCTATGACACGCTCAACGTCAGCTTCCTCAGCTTTATCGAAGGCATCGCAAACCGTTGTAATACAACAAAAACCCCGCTCAGCTTCTGCGGAGAAGACGCGGGCCGCCCGGTCGAGGCTCTCTGCCTCGCCGCCATGGGCCTGCGCGCGCTATCGATGCGCCCTGCCTCCATCGGCCCGGTCAAAAGCCTCTTGCGACGCAGCAACCTCTCTGAGGTGCGCGATGTCATCAACGAGGCCCGCAACCGCGGCGACCAAAGCGTGCGGCCAGCTGTCATGGACTACCTGTCAAACCAGGGCTAAGCCTTCATCTTGCCAGAAATACTCACTGCGCAAAGCTCACCCCTTGCGCAGGTCCTGCACCTGAGGCGATGCCGCGTCGCGAAACATCGTGACCAGCTCTGGATGCGGCACATCGCCGTCTATTGACAGACGCCGCAGCCCAAAATGCACATGCGCCATTTCGCGGTAGTAATTCATATAGGCATAGTTCGTCAGAGCCCCCGTCGTGGCCCCAATCACCGGCACCATCTGCGCCGCCAGCTTCTGCCCTAAAACCACCGCCAAACGCGGCGTGACCCAGGCGATCAGCTTCTGCGTCCCTCCACTGCTCAGCGCCATACGAGACGACAGAAACGCCAGATCGGCTGCATCGTCCTCTGACAAAGGCCCGCCAGCCGCAAAGACCTGAACACAGTCGAACTTCACGTTTTCAGAAGTTGCATCAAACTCATATTGTTCGGCCACATCCTGAATGGCGCGTAAGAAGACCGTGGTGGTCACGGGAAGCTCGGCCAAAGCGGTTCCTACACCGCCCGCGCCTCCAGCCGCGCCCAAAGCCGTGGCAAACGTCGTCTGCAACCACCCCGTCTCGCTGCCACGAATAGAGCGGGACCGATCAGCGGCCTTCATAGCCTGCACCAAGGCCTTTTCAGTCGCCACTTCCAGCCCATCGCGCGCTTTTAAGGGCAATTGCCCCAAAAGCCCGTCGGCTTGCTGACCAAGCGCGTTCAAAAGCTCAATCACCAAACCACCGGCGTTATTATAACGCTCAACAAGCCGATAAAGCTCGCGATCTACATTGGCTTTGAAGTGATTGTCTTTCATCTCACGCTCCCTTTGCACTCTAGGTTGGCAAAGGTCGCGCGGTTTTCAACCCTCTGCGCAGGATTTCACCGGTCCGGCGACGTCACCCCAAGCTCCGGCAACCAACTCATATCCCAAAACGCGCGCCGGGTTGGTGGGCGGCGGCATCACCACGTCTGGCAGCAGCTCAAAGCCAAAACGGGAATAATATGGTGCGTCGCCGACAAGGATAACCCTCTGCCAAGACAGGTTTTTTGCCACGGCAAGGCTTTCGCGGATCAGAAAACCACCAAGCCCCTCACCCTGCCGCGTTGGGTGCACTGCGACAGGTCCTAGCAACAAGGCATCGACACCACCAACCCGCACCGGCCAATAGCGAATGGCACCGGCCAAAATCCCATCATCATCCCGCGCAAGCAGCGCCAAATCCGAGACTTTCTTTACACCATCGCGCAGTCGATAGGACGACAGCGCCTCGCGCCCGGGCGCAAAACAGAGATCATAGAGGGCTTCGACCTCCCACCAATCCTGCTCTGTTTCTTGCGCCAGATGGTACACCGCGACGACTGCCTTTCGATTTCGGTGGAAACCGCCCTAACACGAGGTTACCTCTTGGGCAAACATGAAGAAGGATCCCCTGATGTTTTATCGCGTGGAAGACGGCCATCCCCTGCCCCACAACCCTTTCAAGGCGATCATCTCGCCGCGCCCCATCGCGTGGATCTCAACGATTGATACCCAGGGTAACGCAAACCTCGCGCCCTATTCCTTCTTCAACGGGATCGCTGATGCGCCAATGCAGGTGATGTTTGCCTCAACCGCCAGCAAGCCGGATCAGGACGACACAAAAGACACCGTCGCCAATATCCGCGCCACCGGAGAGTTCTGCGTCAACATCGTCTCAAATGCACTGCAGACTGCGATGAACATCTCAAGCACCGGCTTTGAAAAGGACGTGGACGAATTCCAGAAAGCGGGCCTCACGGCGGCCCATTGCAACACGATAGGATGCCCGCGCGTGCTCGAGGCCCCTGCGAGTTTGGAATGCAAACTCGATCAGATCGTGACGCTGAAAGGCGTGAGCAACTTCATGGTGATCGGCGAAGTCACCGGCGTGCATCTGCGCGATGAATGCATTGTGGACGGCATCTTTGATGTGACCACTTATGAACCCTTGGCGCGTCTGGGCTATCGGGACTATGCCAAAGTGTCAGAGCTCTTTTCGCTGGCGCGACCTGACGACTAAAACAGTGTCTGCGCGATCAATATCCACACGGGTAACGTTGCCGCCGACAGCAATGTTGTCTGAGCAATCAGCGTGGCCACCAATTTGCGATCCGCACCAAAGCCCGCGGCCAACACGTGCGCGGCGGATGCGGTCGGCAGGGCTGCGAATACGATCAGAACTTGCACCAAGGGACCAGAGGCTCCGGCGGCAAGCGCGACGACGCAGACCAGCGCGGGCAGGATCATCAGTTTTGTGCCGTTCAAGATTCCCGTAAATCGATCCAACCGAGCCAAAGCACCCCAGTTCATCGTGGCTCCGATAGAAATGAGCGCGACAGGGATCGCGGCTTGCGCGAGCATTTCCAATGGCGCAAGCACCGGCCCAGGGATTTGAACGCCTGTCAGGGCCACAACCACGCCGCCAAGGCTCGCGATCAGAAACGGGTTGAGCGCGACGCGTTTGAGGGTGCCGAGGATGCCAAGCTGGCCATCGCGGGACAGGCCTGAAACCGCAAAGACATTGGCCATGGGCACGCCCATTCCTACGACCACGGCAAAGATCGCCGCATCGCCACCGCTCAGCGCTCCAATAGCGACAAAACCAAGTGCGGTGTTAAACCGCCAAGCGGTCTGCCAGCAGCCCGCGAAATCAAGAAACCGCTCAGGCCCAAAGGGCCGCGCCAGATAGCCAAAGAGCAGCCCCGCAACCAAGATCCCCCAGGCCAATGGCGCAATAGAGGCGACCTGCGAGAGTGCAATCGGACGCCCCGAGGCCGCGACAAACAGCAGCGTGGGAAAGAGGATTTCAAAGTTGAGCTTATCGAGCCCCTGCCACGCATTCTCGGACAGGCGTTTGCGTACGAGACCGCCCAGAATGACCATCAAAAACGACGGGACCAACCCGCTGAGGATCGTGACAAAGACCACCGACTGCTCCAACAAAAAAGGGCGCGCGAAACGCACGCCCTATTGATAACGGATCAGATCTTAATGACCACCCAAGATCCCGGTGCGCACGGAATAATCCGCGGCGACCTGATAATCGGGGTCATCATCGCTGTCGATCACAAGGTGGCCCGCGCGGGTCAACAGCTGGTGGCAATCGCGGCTGAGGTGGCGCAGGGTCAGTTTCTTGCCCGCCGCCTCATATTTACCCGCCATGGCCTCAATTGCTTGCAGCGCGGATTGGTCGGCCACGCGGCTTTTGGCAAAATCGACGATCACACTTTCAGGATCGTTTTGCACGTCGAAGAGTTCGACAAACCCGTCTGAGGAGCCAAAGAACAAAGGCCCTTGGATCTCATAAACCTTCGCGCCTTTGTCGGTCACAGACTCGCGGGTGGTCGCAGTAATCCGCGTCGCGTTGCCCCAAGCGTAAGCAAGCGCCGAGACAATAACGCCCACCACGACCGCAATCGCAAGGTCAGTCATCACGGTCACAACGGTCACAAGCACGATCACGAAAGCATCGGTCAACGGTACTTTGCGCATGATTTTCAACGAGTTCCACGCGAAGGTACCGATGACGACCATGAACATCACGCCAACCAGCGCCGCCAGCGGGATCTGCTCAATCAAAGGGCTCGCGGCCACGATAAAGAGCAACAAGCACAAGGCTGCAAAGACGCCCGCGATCCGTGTGCGGCCACCTGATTTCACGTTGATCATCGACTGACCAATCATCGCACACCCGCCCATGCCGCCGAAGAAACCAGTCACCACATTCGCGGTGCCTTGCGCGATACATTCCTGACTTGCACCACCCCGTTTGCCGGTGATTTCTCCAACAAGGTTCAGAGTCAGCAAGCTCTCGATCAGGCCGATTGCTGCGAGGATCACAGCGTAAGGCAGGATGATCTGGAAGGTCTCCCAGTTCAGCGGCACCATTGGGATGTGGAACAGAGGAAGCCCGCCTTCAATTGAGGCCATATCCCCCACGCGTGGCACATCCAGACCCAGTGCAATCACCAGAACCGCCACAATACCGATCCCCGCCAAAGGCGCCGGAATGACTTTGGTGATGCGTGGCATGACCCAGATGATCGCCATCGTTAGCGCGACCAGACCAAGCATTGTCATCAGCTGAGGCCCTGCAAGCCATTCACCGCCGCTCATTCCATGGCCCGTGTTCTCAACCGATCCCGGCACTTTGAATTGCGTCATCTGCGCCAGGAAAATAACAATCGCCAGACCGTTCACAAAACCCAGCATCACCGGATGGGGCACCAGTCGAATGAACTTACCCCACTGCATGACACCCGCGATGACCTGCAGGATGCCCATCAAGACGACCGTAGCAAAGAGGTACTCAACACCGTGCTCCGCCACCAGCGCCACCATGACCACAGCCAAAGCACCGGTCGCGCCGGAAATCATGCCCGGACGCCCGCCGATCAATGCCGTAATCAAACCTACGAGGAAGGCCGCATAGAGGCCGACCAGAGGGTGGACACCCGCAACAAAGGCAAAAGCCACCGCCTCTGGCACCAACGCGAGGGCCACAGTCAGGCCCGACAAAAGCTCCGTGCGCACCCGCGCAACAGACCAGCCTTCGTCCTGCATGATCGACAGGTTCGGAGGCGTGATGTTTTTGGCCAAAGCGGCGAGTGCGGATCTCATGATATGTCCTGAAATAGCTGGCGAAGTTGAGGCCGCCCTATCGGATATTGCCAAGCGCGACAAGGGCGGCGCAGGGTTTTGACCTGACGTGGTGCCAATAGAACAGGCCCGCATGGCCTCTATGCCATTGGTTGCCGAAAATATGACCGAACTACGGTTGCATCCCTCTACGGCTAGGGCCAAGAATACTGCCGGTAAGATCTGCTATTTCACGAGGGAGCCCCCGATGACCGAGACCGCCAAAGAGACCATGATTGCCGTGATCGGCGGCTCTGGAATTTACGACATCGATGGGCTTGAAGGCGCGGAGTGGGTCTCGGTTGAAACCCCTTGGGGCGCACCGTCTGACCAAATCCTGACAGGCAACCTGAACGGCGTGAAAATGGCCTTCCTGCCGCGTCACGGGCGTGGGCATCGGCACTCTCCGACCACCGTGCCGTACCGCGCCAATATCGATGCGTTGAAACGGCTTGGCGTGACCGATGTGATCTCTGTCTCGGCCTGCGGTTCGTTCCGCGAGGCGATGGCTCCGGGCGATTTTGTCATTGTAGATCAATTCATTGACCGTACCTTTGCTCGTGAGAAATCTTTCTTTGGCACCGGGTGCGTCGCGCATGTCTCGGTTGCACATCCAACCTGCCCGCGCCTGTCTGAAGCTTGCGAAACCGCGGCCAAAGCCGCAGGCATCAACGTGCATCGCGGCGGCACCTATCTGGCGATGGAAGGACCGCAGTTTTCCACATTGGCGGAATCCAAAATGTACCGCGAAAGCTGGGGCTGCGACGTCATCGGCATGACCAATATGCCCGAAGCCAAACTCGCGCGAGAAGCCGAGCTTTGCTATGCCTCCGTCGCAATGATCACCGATTACGACAGCTGGCATCCTGACCACGGCGAGGTCGATGTCACCGAAATCATCAAAACCCTCATGGGCAACGCCGACAAGGCGCGCAATCTGGTCAAGGAACTGCCTGCCCTTCTGGGTGCCGAGCGAGATGACTGCCCACACGGCTGCGACAAAGCGCTGGAATTCGCTATCCTGACAGCTCCTGATGCGCGCGACCCTGAGGTCGTGGCGAAACTCGACGCGGTCGCGGGCCGGGTTCTGAACGCGTAAGGGCGGGTCATGGATTTCACCCTCTGGCTCAGCTTTGCCGCCGCCTCCATCGCGCTTTTGGTCATGCCCGGCCCAACGCTCTTGTTGGTCCTCAGCTACGCCATGACCCAAGGCCGCCGCGTCGCGATTGCCTCAGCCCTTGGCGTGGCGACCGGAGACCTCATTGCCATGACCGTCTCGGTCATCGGCCTTGGCGCGCTGTTTCTGGCCTCGGCCACAGCCTTCACCATCCTGAAATGGATCGGCGCGGCCTATCTTTTCTATCTTGGCGTGCGGATGCTGATGAGCTCCACCGAAAGCTCGCCTTTGATGGAAAAACCCGCAAACACCTCAGAAGGCCGCGTCTATCGCGACCTCGCCTTGGTGACGGCGCTCAACCCGAAATCCAACACATTCTTCATCGCCTTCGTGCCTCAGTTCATCGACGCGAATGCGGCCTTTGCACCTCAGGCGGCGATCCTTATTGTGACCTTTGTTGCGATTGCGGGCGTGAACGCTCTGGTCTTCGCGCTTGGTGCAAACTCCATTCGCGCGAAAATCACCCGTCCCGCTGTGCTGACCTGGCTCAACCGCGCAGGCGGTGCGACCCTCATTGCTATGGCAGCACTCACGGCCACATTGCGCCGCGCGACCTAACTCCAAAGGACTCCCATGCCCAAATCGAAAACCGTCAAAGACTATATCCGCACCATCGTGGATTTCCCCCACGAGGGCATCATGTTCCGCGATGTGACCACGCTCTTTGCCGACCCGCGCGGCTTTCGCATGGCGATTGACCAGATGCTGCACCCCTATGCAGGCGAGCGCATCGACAAGGTCGTGGGTCTTGAGGCACGTGGGTTCATTCTGGGCGGAGCGATTGCCCACCAACTGAGCGTCGGCTTTGTGCCGATCCGCAAGAAAGGCAAGCTGCCCGGCACCACGATCTCGCAGGACTACAAGCTGGAATATGGCGAGGCGATTGTTGAAGTGCACGACGACGCCATCCAACCCGGTGAAAAGATCTTGGTGGTGGATGACCTTTTGGCGACCGGCGGCACCGCAGAAGCCGGCATCAAACTGATCGAGCGCCTTGGCGGCGAAATCCTGAGCTGTGCCTTCATCATCGACCTGCCGGAATTGGGTGGTCGCAAAAAGCTCGAAGCCATGGGTATGGACGTCTCTGTCCTATGCGCGTTCGAAGGCCTCTAGGCCTTCAACACCACCCCCGGGTTCATTATTCCCTTGGGATCCAAAGCCGACTTGATCGCACGCATCGTGACGAGTTTCACCGGATCGCCATAGCGTTCCAACTCGCCCGTTTTCATGCGCCCGATCCCATGTTCCGCGCTGATCGAGCCGTTGTATTTGTGGACCAATCCATTGACGATATCTTTAACGTCGTCGATCAGGTGATTGTAATCATTCCGGTTTTCACCTTTGGGTGGATAGACGTTGTAATGCAAATTGCCGTCCCCAAGGTGGCCGAAGGCATTGATCCTGAGCGGTCCGAGCTTGCCCAAGGCAGCATGACCTTCGACCACAAACTCCGCAATCCGCGAGATCGGGATCGAGATATCATTGCTTAAAATCGCGCCAATCTTACGGTTCGCCAGAGGGATGCTTTCGCGCACGGACCAAAATTCTGTGCGCTGCGTTTCAGACTGCGCAATCAGCCCATCCAAGACCAGATCACGCACTAAAGCCGTTGCAAAGATCTCTTCAAGAACGCTTTGTGGCTCTTGCCCTGCCCCCAACCCAAGGTCGATCAAAACGCACCACTCAGGCTTCTCAGCAAAAGGCTGGCGCACCTCAGGCATGGTTTCCGCAAGGAACTCCAGCCCCTCTCGATGGATCAGCTCGAAGGCCGACACGGCCTCACCGACATGATCCCGTGTGATCGCCAAAAGATCCAAAGCTGCCGCAACAGAGGGCACCGCCATCAACGCCGTGCCTTCCCCCACCGGAAGCGCAAAGAGTTTCAGGGACGCAGCGGTTATGATGCCAAGCGACCCCTCTGCGCCAATCAACAGGTTCTTTAGATCATAGCCCGTATTATCTTTGCGCAAACGGCTCAGCCCGTGCCAGATCTCGCCATTTGGCAAGACTGCCTCCAGCCCCAAACACAGATCACGTGCATTGCCGTAGCGCAGCACGTTCACACCGCCTGCATTGGTCGCGAGGTTGCCCCCGATCTGACAGGAGCCTTGGGCGGCTAGTGACAGGGGAAACAGCCGACCCGCCTCCTGCGCGGCCGCTTGAACGGCCTCAAGGACGGCGCCCGCTTCGGCAATAATCACGTTTTCCTCAGGAAATAAGTCTCGAATGGCGCGCATCCGTTCGAGCGAAACCACCAAGGGCACAACACCCTCGCCTTTCACCTGACCGCCCACAAGCCCCGTGCCGCCGCCATAAGGCACCACTGGCACCGAGGCCTCATTGCACAGCCCCACAAGCGCCGCGACCTCTTCTGCCGTGCGCGGCTTCGCCACAGCGCCCGCCTGCCCCGCAAAGCGTCCGCGAGGCTCTTCCAAATAGCGGGGCTCAGGTTCGGACAAAACGCCCGAGCCAACACGGCTGGCAACACGGTCAAGAAATGCGGAATCGGCGGGGTTCAAACTCATAGGCCTAGCCCTACCACGTCATGGGCCTACGTCTAAAGCGTTTCGCGTTAGACTTGACGCGTAAGTTTAACGCGAAACGCTCAGAACCTATTGATGTTGTGGGCGTTTCCCAATCAATCTGTGAGTCAGGTTAATCACGAAACGCTTTAGGGTTCACTCAGGAATTTCGGCTGCAAGACGATGATCGTCGGCCTGTCCGGCAGGCTGCGCAAAGAGACCTCCAGATCGTTCACACCCTCATCCACAATGGCAAAATCCTCGGACATGCCGATCAGGAAACTGTCCAAAGTCCCGCGCCCAAACCAATGCATCGGGATCACTATCGAGGACTTTAGCCGCCGCATTACAGTCATCATGGTCTGATGATCCAGCGTCATACCTCCATCGACTGCCGCCATAACCACATCAAGCCGCCCAAGTGCTGCATATTGAGCCGCATCCGGTTCGTGATGCAGATGCCCGAGGTGGCCAATGCAAAGCCCCGCGACCTCAAAGACAAAGATCGAATTGCCCTTGGTCTCCATCCCGAACCCAGAGCGGATATCGGTTGAGACATTCCGCACCAGCATCTCGCCCAGATCGACATGATGCTCGATCCCTTTGCCAAACTCTCCCCAACCCCGCAGCACATGCGGGATGGCCGGATCAGGAACAGGCGTCCAATGGCTGCTGTGGCCATGGTTCATCGTGACCACATCCGGCAGGAAATCCACGTTGCCGATATAGCCTGTGTAATCCGTCACAACCGACAGCCCACCCTCGGTTTGGATCAAAAACGCCGAGTGATCCAGATAGCGGATCCGCACAGAATTTCGCTCCACCGGATCGCGAAAGCTGGCCAGATGCACATAGCTCATTCCCGGCGTCGCCTCCGCCAGCGCGATACAATGGCTATACCGCCGCTCCTGCGCCTGAAGTGCCGTTCCAAATACCAAAAACAAGAAAACCAAAAACCGCATGATCTGCCCTCCTTACAGAAAGGATAGCACGATCCGCTCAGATTTCATCTTGCCCAAAATACTCCCGCCGGAGGCTCCTGCGGGATCCACTCCCTCAGCCCGCCGAGGTCCGTCCCCTCCGGTCGCCACGCAAGCAGGCATAGAGCACATGGGTGCGCCAGCGACCGTTGATCTGCAGATAGCTCTGCGCCACGCCTTCGTATTTGAAACCGGATTTCTCAAGCACGCCACGGCTTGGGGTGTTTTCAGGTAGACAGGCGGCCTCAATCCGGCTGAGGTCCATCTGGGTGAAGGCATAATGCACCACCGCCTCAATCGCCTCGCGCATATAGCCCTGACGCGCGAAACTTTGCCCCACCCAATAGCCAAGAGTGCCCGCCTGCGCTGGCCCACGACGGATATTGTCGAGCGTGATCGCTCCAAGCAAAGCACCAGATCCGCGATCTGTCAGAAACAATGGCACGGCCGAGCCGTTCCCAATAGCCCTCTGTGCCCAATACACGCGGTTGGTAAAGCTCTTGCGGGTCAGGTGATCCACCGCCCAGGCAGGCTCCCAAGGCGCAAGGAAATCAATGCTGCCTTCACGTTGCGCAGCCCATGCGCGAAAGTCGCTATGGATCGGCGGGCGCAAGGTCATCCGCTCTGTCTCGATCCGGACTTTCTTGCGCGTCAGTAACATCAGGCAGCGCGGCGGGTTTGGAGTTTTTCAAGCTCAGGCGCAGCCGCAACCGGCCCGTAAAGCGCCAAAGCAGCGCGGGCGTTGACCGCCATATGGGCTGCAAAGTCCCGCACGCCCGCGTCCGAGACCGCGTCGATCTTGGCCACGGTTTCTTCAAGGCCCGGCACACGCCCCCAGATCGAGACCATGCGGGCCAGACGTTCTGCGCGGCTTGACGGGCTTTCCAGCCCCATCAGCATCCCTGCTTTCATCTGAACCTTGGCGCGTTCGATTTCAGCAGAACTCATGTCGTCGGCCGCGCGTTTAAGCTCATCAATCGTGATATCCGCCAGATCCGCGACCTGATCGCCCGACGTGCCCGCATAGATCGTCATCATACCGCTGTCGGCATAGGCCCCTGCCGAGGCATAGATCGTGTAGCAAAGCCCACGCTTCTCGCGCACCTCTTGGAAAAGCCGCGAGGACATGCCGCCACCCAGAGCGATCGAGTAGATCTGGGCGGTATAGATGTCGTCGCTCTTATAATCCGGGCTCTCAAGACCCAGTGCGAAATGCGCCTGCTCAAGGCTCTTCTCGGTGCGGTATTCACCGCCCTCAAACCGTGCAGCCTCCATGGGGCGGAAAGAGCCTTTGGGCAGATGGCCAAACATCTCTTCGGCGATTTTCACGATCTCGTCGTGATCCACACCGCCTGCCGCAGACAGGATCATCCGCTCGGGGCTGTAATGTTCGGCCACAAAGGTTTTCAGGTCGTCGCGCGTAAAGGCACTGACACGTTCCTGAGGTCCAAGGATCGTGCGACCCATCGGTTGATCGGGATAGGCGCGCTCTTGCAGCCAGTCAAAGATCACATCATCAGGCGTATCCAGCGCTTGACCGATCTCTTGCAGGATCACGCCGCGCTCGACCTCGATCTCATTCGGGTCAAAGACAGGGTTCAGAAGAATGTCGCCGATGACATCAATCGCCAGCGGCACATCGCCTTTCAGGACGCGTGCGTAATAGGCCGTCACCTCGCGGCTGGTATAGGCATTGATATAGCCGCCCACATCCTCAATCGCCTCGGCAATCTGCAGCGCGTTGCGCTTTTCGGTGCCTTTGAACGCCATATGCTCAAGGAAATGCGCGATGCCGTTTTGTGCGATGCGCTCATGACGCCCGCCTGCTGTCACCCAGATGCCGACTGAG
This is a stretch of genomic DNA from Cognatishimia activa. It encodes these proteins:
- a CDS encoding S-methyl-5'-thioadenosine phosphorylase, translated to MTETAKETMIAVIGGSGIYDIDGLEGAEWVSVETPWGAPSDQILTGNLNGVKMAFLPRHGRGHRHSPTTVPYRANIDALKRLGVTDVISVSACGSFREAMAPGDFVIVDQFIDRTFAREKSFFGTGCVAHVSVAHPTCPRLSEACETAAKAAGINVHRGGTYLAMEGPQFSTLAESKMYRESWGCDVIGMTNMPEAKLAREAELCYASVAMITDYDSWHPDHGEVDVTEIIKTLMGNADKARNLVKELPALLGAERDDCPHGCDKALEFAILTAPDARDPEVVAKLDAVAGRVLNA
- a CDS encoding LysE family translocator — translated: MDFTLWLSFAAASIALLVMPGPTLLLVLSYAMTQGRRVAIASALGVATGDLIAMTVSVIGLGALFLASATAFTILKWIGAAYLFYLGVRMLMSSTESSPLMEKPANTSEGRVYRDLALVTALNPKSNTFFIAFVPQFIDANAAFAPQAAILIVTFVAIAGVNALVFALGANSIRAKITRPAVLTWLNRAGGATLIAMAALTATLRRAT
- a CDS encoding adenine phosphoribosyltransferase, whose product is MPKSKTVKDYIRTIVDFPHEGIMFRDVTTLFADPRGFRMAIDQMLHPYAGERIDKVVGLEARGFILGGAIAHQLSVGFVPIRKKGKLPGTTISQDYKLEYGEAIVEVHDDAIQPGEKILVVDDLLATGGTAEAGIKLIERLGGEILSCAFIIDLPELGGRKKLEAMGMDVSVLCAFEGL
- a CDS encoding FAD-binding oxidoreductase: MSLNPADSAFLDRVASRVGSGVLSEPEPRYLEEPRGRFAGQAGAVAKPRTAEEVAALVGLCNEASVPVVPYGGGTGLVGGQVKGEGVVPLVVSLERMRAIRDLFPEENVIIAEAGAVLEAVQAAAQEAGRLFPLSLAAQGSCQIGGNLATNAGGVNVLRYGNARDLCLGLEAVLPNGEIWHGLSRLRKDNTGYDLKNLLIGAEGSLGIITAASLKLFALPVGEGTALMAVPSVAAALDLLAITRDHVGEAVSAFELIHREGLEFLAETMPEVRQPFAEKPEWCVLIDLGLGAGQEPQSVLEEIFATALVRDLVLDGLIAQSETQRTEFWSVRESIPLANRKIGAILSNDISIPISRIAEFVVEGHAALGKLGPLRINAFGHLGDGNLHYNVYPPKGENRNDYNHLIDDVKDIVNGLVHKYNGSISAEHGIGRMKTGELERYGDPVKLVTMRAIKSALDPKGIMNPGVVLKA
- a CDS encoding MBL fold metallo-hydrolase; translated protein: MRFLVFLFLVFGTALQAQERRYSHCIALAEATPGMSYVHLASFRDPVERNSVRIRYLDHSAFLIQTEGGLSVVTDYTGYIGNVDFLPDVVTMNHGHSSHWTPVPDPAIPHVLRGWGEFGKGIEHHVDLGEMLVRNVSTDIRSGFGMETKGNSIFVFEVAGLCIGHLGHLHHEPDAAQYAALGRLDVVMAAVDGGMTLDHQTMMTVMRRLKSSIVIPMHWFGRGTLDSFLIGMSEDFAIVDEGVNDLEVSLRSLPDRPTIIVLQPKFLSEP
- a CDS encoding GNAT family N-acetyltransferase — its product is MLLTRKKVRIETERMTLRPPIHSDFRAWAAQREGSIDFLAPWEPAWAVDHLTRKSFTNRVYWAQRAIGNGSAVPLFLTDRGSGALLGAITLDNIRRGPAQAGTLGYWVGQSFARQGYMREAIEAVVHYAFTQMDLSRIEAACLPENTPSRGVLEKSGFKYEGVAQSYLQINGRWRTHVLYACLRGDRRGRTSAG
- a CDS encoding M16 family metallopeptidase; its protein translation is MTVKLHTLSNGFTIVTEHMPGLQSASVGIWVTAGGRHERIAQNGIAHFLEHMAFKGTEKRNALQIAEAIEDVGGYINAYTSREVTAYYARVLKGDVPLAIDVIGDILLNPVFDPNEIEVERGVILQEIGQALDTPDDVIFDWLQERAYPDQPMGRTILGPQERVSAFTRDDLKTFVAEHYSPERMILSAAGGVDHDEIVKIAEEMFGHLPKGSFRPMEAARFEGGEYRTEKSLEQAHFALGLESPDYKSDDIYTAQIYSIALGGGMSSRLFQEVREKRGLCYTIYASAGAYADSGMMTIYAGTSGDQVADLADITIDELKRAADDMSSAEIERAKVQMKAGMLMGLESPSSRAERLARMVSIWGRVPGLEETVAKIDAVSDAGVRDFAAHMAVNARAALALYGPVAAAPELEKLQTRRAA